The Nitrospirota bacterium genome contains the following window.
CTCCTCTGCAATCTTAACAGCCTCATGATTTTGCAGAGAAAGTTTGTACGCCTCCTGAAGTGTTACTACCCTGTCTTCAGCATGAGCAAAGGTTAATGAAGCTAAAATAAGAAAACTACTGAATGACATGAAGGCAGACAGCCATTTAAATAACAGATAAGTCTTTTTCATTTCCACCTCCTGAATGTAAGTAATCACTTACTTTAATTTTATTGAATTAAGTTGTCAAGGATTTTTTTGGATTTTTCTTATTATTAGTGTGAAAAATAATATTCCCTCCCCCTTGACGGGGGAGGGTTAGGGTGGGGGTGGTTCTTTACAATAATATTGACATAAACTTTACATAACTGTTAATATAGCCGGTATGTTTAAGCCGCACTTTAACATAAGCCCGGAGCTTCTTCGTCTGGTAACGCAGGCCACTGAGATTCGGGCATGGATCAACTCGGCTGTGGTGGATGTTTCATGGCTGCCGATACTTCAGCGTGATGCTGCTGATAGAATTGCCCATTCCTCAACAGCCATTGAGGGAAACCCATTGACATTGCCTGAGGTGGAAGCACTTGCCCGCGGTGAAGAGATAGGGGCAAAGGCTGTGGATAAGCAGGAAATATTGAATGCACTTGCGGCTATGCACCATATCTGGAGCAGGAAGGCAAATGCACTGATTATGGAGTCTGACATTCTTCACCTGCATAGGATTCTTACCATGAAAGTCCTCCCGGATGACCAGTCAGGGCATTATAAAAGTAGGTCCAACAGGATAATAGATCATCGGGGAATTACTGTTTATATGCCGCCGCCGAAAAAGGCTAAACCACTGACAATAGAACTTCTTGAATGGATAAACTCCACTGAATCTAAAGCACTGCATCCGATAATAACCGGTGCTATTGCCCATCATCGTTTGGTTTCAATACATCCCTTTGCCGATGGAAACGGCCGCATCTCAAGGGCACTCGCTATATGGCTTTTTTATTCCAGAGGCTTTGACACATATCATCTTTTTGCCCTGGATGAGTTCTTTGAACAGGACAGACAGCAATACTACCTGAAGATTCAACAAGCAAGAGACCTTGATGACGACCTCAGTTACTGGCTCGAATATGTGGCAGAAGGTGTCGTCTGGACACTAAAAAAGGTTAAGGAGCGGATACTCGGCCTGAATATCTCTGTGCAGGCCCCCCATATAATCCTTACAAAACGTCATGAGGATATCCTCAGATTCATGAGGGACAAAGGCCGCATCAAATCCCCTGATATAGAAAAGGCATTTTCTCTAACAAGGGCCCGTGTAAACCAGATAATCAAACCATTGATTGATGCAGGGCTTGTCATCCGGGAAGGACAGACCAGGGCTACAACATACCGGCTGCGTTAAATTGATATAGTGGTAGCATACTTGTATAATTTCAGAATCCATCTTATATTCTTCTGGAATAACAACCCATGAAAATAATCTATAAAAGTTTTATTGACTTCTTTAAAGATGACGGCCCGATGCTGGCTGGTGCGCTTTCGTATTTCTTTATAATGGCGCTCTTCCCGTTCTGTCTTTTTCTCATTTCAATATTCGGGTACTTCCTGGGTGAGAACAGGGCTTTTTATGATTTTTTCTTAAAGGAGCTTTTATATTTTTTCCCTCAGTCTACCTTTGCAATAACAAAAGAACTGAAGACCATTATTTCTTATCAGAGGATTGGCATTGTTACGCTGATTATTTACGGTCTGTTTTCTTATCAGTTGTTTGCTGCATTAGACAGGGCTATTAACCTTATATTCAAACAGCAGGCTAAGAGGTCATTCTATATATCTGTATTACTTTCCTTCTTAATAGCCACCCTAATATTTGTCCTTCTGATACTTTCATTCAGTGCTACAACTATTATCTCCATGCTCAAATATCTGAATATATTTTTCCCGAAACTCGTAATCAAAACTATCACAAGAATACTGATCGGGTTCATTGTGCCGATGTTACTTGTTTTTTTGATTGCAACATCAATCTATATCATTCTCCCTAAAAAAAAGGTAATGCTTAGAAATGCCCTTTTGGGCGGATTATTTACCTCTATATTCTTTGAGGCTGCAAAACATATTTTTACTTTTTACGTTGCACTCAAACTCACTGACCTTGGAACTATATATGGCCCGCTCTCTGTGTTCGTAATATTTATTTTATGGGTATTCTACTCTGCCTCCATCCTACTCATCGGCGGCGAAGTTGTGCATAATCTTGAAGAAAAAAGGAAGTAATAAATATCATTGACTGAATCTTTTTGACAGTTAAATCACATCCTGATATTCTTGCAAACAAACAGGACCATTAGGCTCATTAATAAAGATAAGAATATTCCTCTTACTCACCCTGCATTGCAATCAATTGAAATTGGGAGTGGGCATATCAGAACATTTATTAGATGTATTATAACGATGTACCCCAATTATTTTTCTATCACGTTATTTCTCATCCTCGTCTTTGCCGGATTAAATGACGCAATCGCTGAAATGCCTGTTCAGGGTGATTCAAATGCCGCCTCTATAGATAGCAGCTTAGTGAAAACAGAAACGAATCCCCTGAATAAACCTTCTTTACCCACAACTGAACTGGAAAAAAATAGCAGTCATTCACTTTATCCTCCATCACAAGGAGAAACACCTGAGCGATTTGGGCCGCCGGTAGATCCATGTGTAATTGTTAATTCCAGTGGTGAAACATGGCTTGACCAGTTACATGTCTTAGTCCAACAAAATACATGCAAACCAGCTTTATGGTTTGATAATTTCTTTGGAAGAGAACATGATTTGGAGGACCTCCGGCCCGGCACAATTATAATTATTAGAAATTCTGCAAGATTGACAAAAGGGCTAAAGGTCGCATATATCGGGGATTTTAATATTGGATTGGAACTGCCCCAAATGGAAAAATTATTGAAAAAAGCCAGGTTGTTTATCCAAACCGGCTATGATGGTAACAATATCATAGCACAACCCGGTCAGCCTATAGAACCTGGTGTCAACAGGGAAACTGGAGATAGGCAAACTATTATTGGATTTAGAATAGACCCATATACACGTCTACGCTCATTGGTTAGTATTGATAGCGGTATTAAGATAAACATGCATCCTGATGCTTTTATCAGGATGCGGTATCAGTATCGTAAGGACTTCGGCGAGTTGTATCTCATAAGGTTTTTGGAAAACGCTATGTGGCAGGCTATAGAACATTTCTCAAATACATCTCAGATAGACATCGAACGAAAGCTCACCATGAAAACACTCATCCGCTGGGGAAACAGCGTAACATTCATTGAGGACACGCCAGGCATAACATGGAATACTGGGG
Protein-coding sequences here:
- a CDS encoding Fic family protein, with product MFKPHFNISPELLRLVTQATEIRAWINSAVVDVSWLPILQRDAADRIAHSSTAIEGNPLTLPEVEALARGEEIGAKAVDKQEILNALAAMHHIWSRKANALIMESDILHLHRILTMKVLPDDQSGHYKSRSNRIIDHRGITVYMPPPKKAKPLTIELLEWINSTESKALHPIITGAIAHHRLVSIHPFADGNGRISRALAIWLFYSRGFDTYHLFALDEFFEQDRQQYYLKIQQARDLDDDLSYWLEYVAEGVVWTLKKVKERILGLNISVQAPHIILTKRHEDILRFMRDKGRIKSPDIEKAFSLTRARVNQIIKPLIDAGLVIREGQTRATTYRLR
- a CDS encoding YihY/virulence factor BrkB family protein is translated as MKIIYKSFIDFFKDDGPMLAGALSYFFIMALFPFCLFLISIFGYFLGENRAFYDFFLKELLYFFPQSTFAITKELKTIISYQRIGIVTLIIYGLFSYQLFAALDRAINLIFKQQAKRSFYISVLLSFLIATLIFVLLILSFSATTIISMLKYLNIFFPKLVIKTITRILIGFIVPMLLVFLIATSIYIILPKKKVMLRNALLGGLFTSIFFEAAKHIFTFYVALKLTDLGTIYGPLSVFVIFILWVFYSASILLIGGEVVHNLEEKRK